In the genome of Helicobacter sp. NHP19-012, the window CCCATGTTCTTACACAAAAATCTAATTTATCTGCATATAGATTTGTGGGCAAACCAACAATGATAAGATAACTCGCCAAGAGATTTTTAATCAAAAACTTTAGCAAACTCATGCCAAACTCCCAAGGTAAAGACTAACAACACAACTCTAAAACGCATTTTAACTCAGTAGTCTTTTGTGTGGTTTAAGAGCCTTATTTCACTTCACACACGAAAATATATTCTTTGTGGGCTTCAAACTCTGTTTTACCTGCACTGAAGGCTTTAAAAGGAAACTCATGGGTGGTGAGCTTGCCACAGCTTTGCAAGATTGTGCTGATCTCTTGGAGCGTGATTTTATTTTGGCTAGAGTTGGATTTAGAAGTGTAGGTGTTGTTGTAGGTTACAACAAGGGCTTTTGTTTTGGGGGCTAGGGCTTGGACTAGGTTTTTAAAGGCAATCTTTGCTTCCACTTTGCAATAGGCACTCATGTTTTCAGGCTGTGGCTTTAGGGCTTGTCCGTAAAGCTTGGGTTGGTTGTTTTTGGCAAGCGTCTCTAAAAGGTGGTAAAACCTTGAATACTGCCTTGAGTTGTAGGGGGGGTCTATGAAGGCGATGGCAATGGGGATGTCTAGGTTTTTGGCTAGGGTGTTGGCATCCATTTGGCGGATGTCTATGATGTGGGGGGTTTGTATGGGTTGTATTGGCACAAATTTAAATCGATCTTGCGGGGGTGTGTTTTTTCGGTAGGCATCGTAATGCCCCACGGTGTTTGCAATCTTGTCTACACTAAAGAGCAAACTAGCAAGTAGAATATAAAACTCTTTTTGGGTGATGGCATGGGTGTGGCGTAGGCGGTCTATGTCGCTACGGATGAAGCCTATTTTTTGAGCGTCTAGAAGGCTAAAAAACTTGCCCCCAAAGTGTTTAGAGTAGTAATTATCCTCTAGATGGTCAAGGGCATTGTAGCGGTCGTGTAGGCTGTTTAAAAGGGCTTGGTTGAAAGGCTCTTGGCTCAAAAAAGCTTGGTAGATGGCATGGTTAGCGTGCAAAAAATCATTGAGAATGAAATGCGTGAAAGAGTTTTGGCGGATAAAAAATTCACTCACCACGCCCGTCCCTGCAAAGACATCAAAGAAAACCTTGTTTTTCTGTTTTTCTAGGCTTGGGATGCTTGCTATGACAGCACCGATCTCATTTAGGATTTTTGTCTTAGCCCCCGTGTATCGGCGGTTGGCAATGTTAAAACAGGGGCTAGCCATGCAAAAGCTCAGCGATGTGAATTGTGTTTTGAAGCCCTTTGATGAAGCCTTTGATGTCTAGGTTGCAAATCTCTAGGTTTTCATCGTGCTTGACAAATCGGGCGTATCGTTGGCAATCCTCGTGGATTTTAGGAGCGATGAAAAGGGCAAAGTTGTGTTTGCTTGGATGCTGTGTCTTTTCATCAGCCAAGTGTCTTGCTATGGGGATGAGCTCGTTTGCCAGTTGGGCACGCCCACACAGCAAGCTCACTTCAGCGATGGCATGTGTGCTTGGGTCATAGCATAGGATGTCTGGCTTGCCCCCACTGGCATGGCTTGTCGGCAAACCCTCATCATCTACGCTGTAATTTGGCAAGACTTCCAAATTCTTATAAGCTTGTTTTAGGGCAATGCTTGTAAGAAACTCTAGTCTTGTTGGCTCAGGGATGAGTTTAAAAAGGGTGTCTTTGCTAGATTTTTTGCCATTAAGATTTTCTAGCTCGTCAAAAATTTGTTTTGGGGTGTAGGTGTTAGAAAAATGCTGTAGGGTCTTAAGCTTGACGCTTTCTTGGGTCGTGGGGTCTATGCTTGTAGAGATGTCTAGGATTACGCCATCGATTGTCCCCATGTAATTGAAGTAAGATAGGCGATCCTTGTGTTTGAGGTAGTTGGTGTAGTGTTGGATGACATAGTCGGCTTTTGCACTCTCAAAAGTGTTGATGTCAATGAAAAACCCACCACCTCTTAAGGTGATGAGCTGTGTTTGACGCATTTTGCGGATGTAATCATCTACACCTTCTTGGCACACCTGCGACTTTTTAAAGCGGTTGGTGTTGGTGCTTTCTAAGAGCTTTAGGGCTTTTTCATAGATGAGATCATCGCTGTATTGAAAATGTGGGTTGGCGTATCTAAAGTCTAGGATATAGTCAGCTAAAGCCTTGTGGTCGCCATCTTGCCAGCACAGCAGAAAGGGGATTTCTTGGGTGTGGATTTTAGAGTCGCCTGTTTTTTCTTTCAGCACACGCATGGTGTTTAGCAATAGGGGCAGGGGGGCGTTTTCGTTACGCACACGCCTAAAGGGGTTATTGCGTTGGTATTTCATTAGGGCATTGAGAAACACCCCAGCAACACGCACACCATCCTCCCCTTCTGTTTGCACGGCATTGATGAGAATATGCCCCACATTAGAGATGAGGAGGGGCTTACCCATTTGGTAGTAACAAAAGCCCAGCTCCTTAGAGAGTTTATACCAAGTGTCAAAACGACTCTCCCATCCATGCTCAAAGCCAGCCTCTTTGTGATCTTGTGGAGAGTTGATGATGATCTCTTGGATTTCAGTTTGGTTAAACTCTAAGCCATTTTTTAATTTTTCTTTATAAAACTTCCTTTCGTATTCGGTTTCATAAAGCCTCTCTTGGATTAAAAGGGCGACAATTTGCATAATCAAGGCGTGCGTTAGGGTGCGGTTTTCAAAACGGGCAAGCACTTCTAAAAACGCTGCAATGCGTTTGGGGTTACGCATCGTGGTGCTGAAGGATAAGATTTTATACTTGGGTTTCTTAGGCATTGGTGATGTAAATCTCTCTAGAGTTTTTCTTAAGGCTATTGTCTTTAAAGCTGATGTAATTGCTTTGGATTTCAAAAGTCTTGTAGCTTTTGGCAAATTCAAGCAAATAGGGGTTTTCTTGCCCCTTGTGCGTGGCTAGGTTTGAAAGCCCCCATGCCACGCCCCCAGCGTCCAAATCTTGCAATAGGGCGTATAAGTCTTGCTCTTGCTTAACCCCCCACAGCTTGTTATACTCGCTCCCACTGATGAGATAGGGGGGGTCGCAATACACAAAATCCCCCTTTTTAAACGCAATGCCCCCCAAAAAGTCCTTAAAGTCTAGGCTAAAAAATTGGAGTTGTTTGGTTTTGGTGTGCTCAAAATAGGCTTTTAAAGCCCCCACCACATTGCGGTTAAAATCCACATTGCCCACGGGTAAGTTAAAGTCCCCCTTGGCGTTGAAACGCAACATGTGGTTAAAGCCATAGATCAAGAGCAAGTAGAGCGTCTCCATGTCTTGCTTGTGGGCGTTGAAGTCTGCCCTTAAACGCTCGTATGCGATTTTGTTGTAATGGGCGAAGTAGGTTTTTTTGTGGGTTTGTCTTAGGGCAAAGGGGGGGATGTGGTCTTGAAAAGAGCAGGACAGCCCATAGGCTTGGATTTTCTTAAGGATTTTGCTTAAGAATGACTGAAAATCTTGGGCGATGAGAGCTTGATGTAGCCTGATGATGTAGGGGTTGATGTCGTTGAGTAGGTAGGTTTGGGCTTTGGTGTTTAAAAACGAGCTACCCCCACCCACAAAGGGCTCAATTAGGCGTTTAATGTGGATGGGGAATAGGGGTCTTAATTGGGGCATGAGCTTGTATTTATCGCCCACATAAAAGAGTGGGGAGCGTAGAGTTAAGGGGGGTTTTTGGGTGTCAAATAGGGTTTTTGGTGGGGTTTTGATGGCGGTTTTCATTTTGTCCTTGTGGGCTCTTACATTTTAAAGCTGTTGTGTGGAGTTTAGCACACCAATACTTATGCTCTTAGGCTGTGAGATGATTTTGTTTGCTAGCTACCCCTTCTTAGGCTTTCTGCCCCTTGTCTTTTTATTTTCTTGGGTTTCTTGGGGTTTTTGTGGCTTAGAAGTGTTTAGCCCTTGCTGTTGCTCTGTTTGTGCGTCTTGTGCGTCTTGTGCGTCTTGCTCTGTTTGTGGAGTTTGTATGCCTTGTGTATTGTCTTGGTTTGCTTTTGGGGGTTGTGTGTCTTGGGTGCCTTGCGGGGCTTGTTCGCTTTGTGTGTCTTGTGGGGTTTGTGGGGTTTGGCTTTGAGCTTGTGGGCTAGCTTCATTCTTTATACCCCCTTGCTCCCCTTGTGTGTCTTGCTCTTGGCTCTCTGTGGGGGCTTGCTCTTTCTGCTCTCTCTGTGCTTGTTTCTCTCTTTTGGTTTGGGTGGCTTGCGTGGTTATCACCACTCCTTGCCCTAGATTTTTTCTAGGTCGTCCCACAGGTCTTTTACCCATAAGCTCTGCTGTCAGCATTTTTTTGTTTTTGTTGGATAAGTTTAAAAGGTGCTTAAAGCCCTCTTGAATCTCTAGGGCTTCTTCAAACAACTCTAATAACCCAGCTTGT includes:
- a CDS encoding DNA adenine methylase, with protein sequence MASPCFNIANRRYTGAKTKILNEIGAVIASIPSLEKQKNKVFFDVFAGTGVVSEFFIRQNSFTHFILNDFLHANHAIYQAFLSQEPFNQALLNSLHDRYNALDHLEDNYYSKHFGGKFFSLLDAQKIGFIRSDIDRLRHTHAITQKEFYILLASLLFSVDKIANTVGHYDAYRKNTPPQDRFKFVPIQPIQTPHIIDIRQMDANTLAKNLDIPIAIAFIDPPYNSRQYSRFYHLLETLAKNNQPKLYGQALKPQPENMSAYCKVEAKIAFKNLVQALAPKTKALVVTYNNTYTSKSNSSQNKITLQEISTILQSCGKLTTHEFPFKAFSAGKTEFEAHKEYIFVCEVK
- a CDS encoding AlwI family type II restriction endonuclease, with translation MPKKPKYKILSFSTTMRNPKRIAAFLEVLARFENRTLTHALIMQIVALLIQERLYETEYERKFYKEKLKNGLEFNQTEIQEIIINSPQDHKEAGFEHGWESRFDTWYKLSKELGFCYYQMGKPLLISNVGHILINAVQTEGEDGVRVAGVFLNALMKYQRNNPFRRVRNENAPLPLLLNTMRVLKEKTGDSKIHTQEIPFLLCWQDGDHKALADYILDFRYANPHFQYSDDLIYEKALKLLESTNTNRFKKSQVCQEGVDDYIRKMRQTQLITLRGGGFFIDINTFESAKADYVIQHYTNYLKHKDRLSYFNYMGTIDGVILDISTSIDPTTQESVKLKTLQHFSNTYTPKQIFDELENLNGKKSSKDTLFKLIPEPTRLEFLTSIALKQAYKNLEVLPNYSVDDEGLPTSHASGGKPDILCYDPSTHAIAEVSLLCGRAQLANELIPIARHLADEKTQHPSKHNFALFIAPKIHEDCQRYARFVKHDENLEICNLDIKGFIKGLQNTIHIAELLHG
- a CDS encoding Dam family site-specific DNA-(adenine-N6)-methyltransferase, whose translation is MPQLRPLFPIHIKRLIEPFVGGGSSFLNTKAQTYLLNDINPYIIRLHQALIAQDFQSFLSKILKKIQAYGLSCSFQDHIPPFALRQTHKKTYFAHYNKIAYERLRADFNAHKQDMETLYLLLIYGFNHMLRFNAKGDFNLPVGNVDFNRNVVGALKAYFEHTKTKQLQFFSLDFKDFLGGIAFKKGDFVYCDPPYLISGSEYNKLWGVKQEQDLYALLQDLDAGGVAWGLSNLATHKGQENPYLLEFAKSYKTFEIQSNYISFKDNSLKKNSREIYITNA